From Calothrix sp. PCC 6303, a single genomic window includes:
- a CDS encoding DUF4334 domain-containing protein, with the protein METLENYQLILEAGKTTTETALQLFDTLEAVSLDFMIGRWQGSGIDTNHPMDGLLETSNWYGKEFIDPENVHPLLFLDSQGNIFKVAPNPTAMNWVLKLPILKNDSLKPLLMLTNSFLKTEKSQARLRMMEYRGKVSATMVYDYLPINDSFRKVDENTVFGIMDFKNLPQPFFFVLRRCS; encoded by the coding sequence ATGGAAACATTAGAAAATTACCAGTTGATTCTTGAGGCTGGTAAAACCACAACCGAAACGGCTTTACAATTGTTTGACACTCTTGAGGCTGTAAGTTTAGACTTTATGATCGGTCGCTGGCAAGGCTCTGGAATTGATACAAATCACCCAATGGATGGTTTATTAGAGACATCTAATTGGTATGGGAAAGAATTTATCGATCCTGAGAATGTACACCCTTTGTTATTTTTGGATTCTCAGGGAAACATTTTTAAGGTTGCACCCAATCCCACGGCAATGAACTGGGTTTTGAAGTTGCCAATACTCAAAAATGACTCTCTCAAACCTTTGCTGATGCTGACTAATTCCTTCCTAAAAACCGAAAAAAGTCAAGCCAGACTGCGAATGATGGAATATCGAGGTAAGGTTAGTGCCACTATGGTATACGATTACCTACCAATTAATGACTCTTTTCGCAAAGTAGATGAAAACACTGTGTTCGGAATTATGGATTTTAAAAACTTACCCCAGCCTTTCTTT
- a CDS encoding GDSL-type esterase/lipase family protein: MTTFLTHAAMQVSEVPKLKQTQPLKIVALGDSLIYGFGDPDGGGWVERLRRQWLLPDSRGHVLYNLGVRGDRTMQVAQRLEVEFRHRGELRNRVPDLIILSVGVNDSSRVGRLDGKNYTEFERFNAEIISLLDLALQLCPVLFVGMVPVNEAKMPFLDCLHYNHRDQYLYKEATRIACQERQIPYLDVFQRWMEHDLNWICDRISADGLHPNALGYQTLLEEVLRWEALKKYVDQVK; the protein is encoded by the coding sequence ATGACAACATTTTTAACACATGCAGCGATGCAGGTATCTGAGGTACCAAAGCTTAAACAAACTCAACCTTTGAAGATTGTTGCCTTGGGAGATAGTTTGATTTATGGGTTTGGTGATCCTGATGGTGGTGGTTGGGTAGAAAGATTACGTCGTCAGTGGTTGTTGCCAGATAGCAGAGGACACGTATTATATAACTTGGGAGTGCGAGGCGATCGCACGATGCAAGTAGCCCAACGTTTAGAAGTCGAGTTTCGTCATCGTGGTGAATTACGTAACCGTGTCCCTGATTTAATTATTTTATCGGTGGGTGTGAATGATTCATCACGGGTTGGTCGGCTTGATGGCAAGAATTACACTGAATTTGAGCGGTTTAACGCCGAAATTATTTCATTACTGGATTTAGCGCTGCAATTATGTCCGGTGTTGTTTGTGGGGATGGTACCCGTGAATGAAGCGAAGATGCCGTTTTTAGATTGCCTGCATTATAACCATCGTGATCAATATCTCTATAAAGAAGCTACCCGTATCGCTTGTCAGGAAAGGCAAATACCCTATTTAGATGTTTTCCAGCGGTGGATGGAACATGACTTAAACTGGATATGCGATCGCATTAGCGCTGACGGGCTACATCCTAATGCCCTAGGATACCAAACTCTGTTGGAAGAGGTGCTACGCTGGGAAGCTTTGAAAAAATATGTCGATCAAGTTAAATAA